The Halorarum halophilum genome contains the following window.
GTTCATCCCGGTGTAGACGGAGTAGGTGATGACCGTCGCGACGGCCGCGCCGACGACGCCCATCGTCGGGATGAGCAGCAGGTTCAGGACGAAGTTCGAGACCGCGGTCGCGCTCTTCACGATGGCGCGCGAGCGCGCCCGGCCGAGGTAGTCCAGCCCGTCGCTCGTCACCTTGTTCACGGCGTTGACGAGGATGAAGCCGCTGAACACCTGGACGACCGGCACGGCGCCGAGGTACTCCCCGCCGAACACGTACTGGATCATCGGCTCGGCGACGAGTATCAGCCCGGCCGCGGCGGGAATGTACGCCAGCAGGACGTACTCGAGCGAGCGCTCGTACAGGTTGGCGGCCCGGTCCAGGCGGTCCCCCGACTGCTGCTCACCTATCGCGGGCGAGATCGTGAAGCCGAACGAGGCGGCCGGCACCGCGACGAAGTCGGCGACCTGCTTCGCGACCGTGTAGTAGCCGACCGCGGTCATGTTCATGAGGACGCCGACCAGCACCGTGTCGACCTTCTTGTCGAGGACGTTCGCGCCCCTGGTCGCGGTCAGCGGGACGGCGTACTCGAGCATGCGCCGCGTGAGCCCCTCCTCCACCTCGTCGGCCGGCTCGTACTGCCGGTAGAACTTGAAGTACAGCGCGGCGAAACCGACCGCCGCGGCGACGACGAACCCGGCGACGTAGCCCGCCAGCGCGCCGACCGCGCCGAAACCGAGCAGCACGAACAGGACGACGAACACGAGCCGGGAGGCGTTGTTGACGACGCCGACGATCGCCGTCCACGAGACGCGGTTGAACCCCTGGAACGTCGCGCCGAGGAACTTCGTCCCCGAGCGGGCGGCGACGTACCCCCCGCCGACGAGCAGGAACGGCACGAGCGCCGTCTCCCCGAGCATCCGGGCGACCGGGCGGCCGACGACGACGACCCCGACGCTGACGACGAGCGTGAGCGCGGCGAGGTACATGAGCGACCGCCGAACGAGGTGGGGGATCTGGCCGGGATCGGTCTCCGTGAAGTCGGTGATGTACCGCGCGACCGACTTGGGCAGGCCGAGCGTCGCGAGGATGCTCACCACCACGAGCACCGAGAGCGCGAAGTTGAGCCGTCCGAACTCCTCCGGGGTGAGGAGGTAGCGCGTGAGGACGATGATGAGCGCGGCGTTGGACAGCATGTTCACCACGTTCGCCCCGAACGTGGCTTTCAGCCCGCGGGAGAGGCGATCGGCGAGCGACATCTATCGGTCCGCCGCGTCGATGCGGTAGAGGCTGAACCCGTCGTTCGCCCGTACCCTGTTCACCCCAGGCGTCGTCTCGAGGGCCCTGAACCCCGCCTCGCCGTATCGGAAGCCGTCGTACAGCCTGGTCTCGCTCTCGTACTCGGCGTCGGTCACGCTCAGGTAGTAGTCCTCGTCGCGCAACTCGGTGTAGTTGGCGCGCGTGAACACGGCCTCCCCCACCCCCTCGCGGTAGCCGGGGAACTCCAGCGTGGTTCGGGCGCGCTCCGTGCCGTAGGCGAGGTCGACGTACCGCCGCGGCCCGCCGCGGATCCCCCTGAACTCCGTCCCCGGTTCGCGGTGCTCGAAGGCGGCCGCGTAGCCGTCGGCCTGGCTCTCGGGGACGTGCTGGTTCGGCTTGTAGACGTGGGGCGAGGAGTGGAACGCCGCGGCCCCGATGGGCAACAGGAGCAGGAACAGCACGACCAGCCCCACGCGGACGCCGGTGCGCGCCCGCTTCCCCTCGAGGGCGTGGGCCGCCCGCGCCAGCCCGACCGCGCCGAGGATGGTCACGGGGACCATGATGAACCCCTGGTAGCGGAAGTACATGTCGCCGGCCGAGGAGGCGACGAGCAGGAGGAACACCGCGAACAGCGGGACCAGCGCGGCGGCGAGGTACGTGAGCAGCGAGGTGCCGTCCGAGCGCTCGTCGCTCAGCCGACCGGTGAACAGCGCGAAGAGCAGCCCCCCGGCGACGATCGAGAGGACGAGCGCCGGCAAGAACAGTTTGACGAACACGACGAGCAGGCTCCCGCCGACGGCGACCAGCGACACCGACTTGTCGGCGACGACGGTGCCGGCGGACGGCCCCTCGAGGATCACGCTCGTCACCGTCGAGATGATGGCCCCCCGAACGCGGGGGAACCGGGGCGCCCACAGGAGGAACGCGACCGCGACGAGCGCGGTCTGGGCGTACAGCGGGCGGTGCGTGGCGATCGGGTGGTCGGCCGACCGCCGCCGGTACAGCGCCTGTACGGTCGCGATGGCGCCGAAGAACAGCACGACGTTCAGCGCCTGCTGCGGGTGGACGAGCACGATCGCGCTCGAGGCCAGCGCGAGCAGGATCCCGACGGCGGTCACGCGGTCGTCGGCCGCGGGCCTGCTTGCCCCGCCGACGCCCCGGGTCCGCCACGGTCGCGTGCTGTAGCGCAGCACGAGGTACAGCAGGAACGGGAAGAAGAGGATCGCCTGGCTCGCCGGGTGCGCGGTGATGTGGACCGAGATGCCGTTGACCGGCGCGAGCAGCAGCGCGGCGAGCACGCCGATCGCCAGCGCCAGCCGGGAGTCGTCGAGCAGCCGGACGCACAGCGGGACGAACAGCATGAAGACGAGCGTGTAACACCCGAGCACCACGAGCATCAGCGCGATCCGGAGCGGGAGGCCGGTGACGGCGCCGATGAAGACGGCCGTGGTGTGGACGCCCGGGTAGAGGAGGTTCACCGGCGCGAGCGACCCCGACGCCAGCTCGCGGGCCCAGCCGAGGTGGCTCAACGAGTCGCCGGCGCCGACGAAGAAGTAGCCGCGCAACAGCGGCATCGCCACGACGGCCAACGTCGCCGCACCGGCGAGCACGAGCCCCGCGTCGCGCAGCCGGTTCGGTCCCCCCCGGTCCGCGCGGTCGACAGTGAGTGCGACGCCGACGCCCGTCGCGGCCGCGAGCGCGAGACACCCCCAGACCGCGACCGGCGTCGACCGGTACAGCGAGAGTTCGTACTCCGTGGCCGGCGCCTGCCGTGCGAGTAGCACCGCGCCGAGGAGTGCGAGAAATCCGACCGTCAGCCCGACTTTCGAGACGCTATGTTGATTCCTTACTGACATAGTCGATCCCCATCAGAGAGTGGGTGGTCGTCATACACCGCCGCCGTTACGGGCTTAGTTATGGAGCGAGTACCCCGTGCGGTCCGGTCGCTCGACGGTGTTCGGCCCGGCGGTCCCCGGTTCGCCGCCCCCGGGCCGACGACGAGTGGCCGTCCGTGTCGGGCGGTAGCGTCCGGTTATGCGGCCCGAACAGCCGTGTGGGGGCGCCCGAACGCGCGCGGGCGGTCGGCCGCCGGGCTCACCCCGGTCCGGCGGTCGGGTCGTTCCCGAAGTACAGCAGGAGCGCCCCGACGCCGGCGACGATCGCCACGACGAGCGTCGTCCCCGCCGGGAGGATCGAGTCGGCGATATCCATCACGTCGAGGAGGTACAGCAGCCCCATGACGACGAACCCCGCGACGGAGAACCACCCGAACGATCCGATGTCGTTCCCGGCGCTCGTCCGCTCCCGCTCGGTCATCTCCTGTTCTGCCATACTCGCCGTTCGAGCCGAATTTCAATAAACGTTCGACTATTCGTCGTGGTTAGTGGTAAGATACGGGGGACAACTGGACGGCTATCCCGACTCCCCGGGTCGAATCGGTCGGATTCCGGGTTCGATACGAACGGCGACTGGTGGGTTCGCGGCGGTCAGGTGCCGTCCGCGACCACGGTGCGGTACACGGCGCGGAGCCGCTCGTTCGACCGCTGGACGCTCACCTCGCGCGCGGCCTCGCGGCCGTTCGAGCGCTCCCGCGCCGCGAGCACGTCGGCGAGCGCGCCCGCGAGGTCCTCGTCGGTGGTCTCGACCGCCGAGGGCGAGACGTCCGCCAGCCGGGCGCGCACGTCGCCGACGTCGGTCGTCACGACCGGAAGGTTGCACGCCATCGCCTCCTTCACGGCGTTGGGGGAGCCCTCGCGCCGGGAGGTGACCAGCAGCGAGTCGGCGGCGTTCATGTAGACGGGCATCCGGGCGTGCGGGACGCCCGTGACGGCGTGGAGTTCGACGGGTTCGTCGAGCCGCTCGCGGGCCGCCTCGACCACGCGCTCGGCGCGCGGGTAGTCCTTCACGCCGCGTTCGGGCGGGTACGGGAACAGAACGTGCCGGACGTCGGGGTCCCAGCCGAGTTCCGCGCGCGCCTCGTCGGCGGGCGCGGGCGCGAACCGCTCGAGGTCGACGCCGTGAGGGATGACGTAGGAGTCGCAGTTCAGCCGGTCGGCCATCTCGTGGGACATGACGACGACGGCGTCGGCGAAGCGGGCGCAGGCCGCGCTCACCGGGCCGTAGGGGCCCATCAGGTCGGTCCCCCACAGCGAGACGACGACGGGGAGCGACGGCTGGGCCACGGCGGCCGGGGCGGTCAGGCCGTAGTTCGCGTGGATCAGGTCGTAGTCGCCGAACGAGTGGCGCAGCACCGTCGGGTAGAGCCGGAGGTAGTCGAGCGGGCTCCGGCCGTCCACGTCGCCGTCGCCGACGTGCCGGTTCCCCGGCACGGGCAGCGTGGTCGTCTCGACTCCAGCGGCCTCCAGGTACCGGATCTGCTGGTTGAAGAACCGGGACTCGGTGTTCGTGACGAGCTGGAGCGCGCGCATGCTATCGGGCCACCAGGTTGTACGCCCGCTTGGCCACGTCCATCCCCGCGCCGCCCGATTCGACGACGTAGTACGGCGCGAGGTCGGCGCCGAACTTGCTCTTGTACCGGCAGAGGCGTTCGGTGTTCGCACCCATCAGGTCGTACGTGTGAATCGACTCGCGCGGTTCCCCCGCGGCGATGTCCTGGACGATGGTCCAGTGGACGAGGCTGTTGACGCTCACGCCCTCGTGGGTCGTGCGCGCGCCCCCGAGCCAGTAGTAGGCGGCGTCGTTCGAGAACAGCGCGATGACGCCGGTGAGGAACTCCCCGTCGGGCCCGCGGACGACGTAGGTGCGGGACCGGTCGTCCGCGGCCATCGCGTCGGTCAGATCGCGGACGTAGGGCCAGGTCAGGCTGAATCCGCGGTCCTGCTCGGCGTAGCGTTCGGCCGTGCGGTCGAACACCGCGCGGGTCCCCTCCTGCCCCTCGACGTCGACGGTCACGTCGAGGTCGCGGGCGTCGCGGATCTCCCGGCGCAGGCTCTTGCTACACGCCGTGAGCAGGTCCTCGGGGTCCTCGTCGCCGACGTGGAGTTCGTAGGTGAAGCGGGTCTCGAGGTCGAAGTCGTTCCAGATGTACGGCCGCGGGTCGGGGAACGACGTGTTGCAGACGGTCCGGAACAGCGTCAGCGACGACTCGACGCCGAGTTCGTCCACGAGCGCCTCGGCGAACTTCGTGTTCACCTTCTCGCGCTTGCGCCGCTTGGGGCTGGCCGGCATCACGAGCGGGCCGAGGTGTGGGATCGAGAAGCCGGGCGGCGGCGACATCACCGCGGTGCCGACCGACTGCTCGCGGACGACCGCGGGGAACAGGCCGACCGGCCTGTCGCCCTTGAACGCGCCGTAGAGTCGGAGGTCGCCGTCGGCGTGCTCGTCGAGGACGCCGAGCGCGGCCGGCGCGTGGAACGGCTCGAACCCGGACGACGGCAGGGCGTCCCCCCACTCCTCGAGCGAGAGCGTGTCGAGTTTCATTCGCTCCGGTCGGGGGCTCCCGTCGGGTTTGTTATCTCCCGCCTACCGTCCGAACGGTCTGGGTCGGGCGATTCTACCGGGCCCGAGGTGGGAGCGTCCGACCGGGACGGATCGGGGGCCGATCCGCCGTCCGACGCGGGCGGTTCGTGGAGGTCCTCCCGCTCGTACAGCTCGCCGGGCGGGCCGACCCAGGCGCCCAGGTCGAGCGCGTGCTCGATCAGCCGGCGGTACAGCCGGCGGTGGCCGGGGAAGTCGCCCTCGCTGAAGTGGCGCGGGTGCCAGAGCACGGTCATCACCGCGCCGTTGTCGCGCGCCTCGGCGAGCAGTTCCTCGCAGGCCTCCCAGGCGCGGTCGAAGTCGTCGGCGGGGTCGGGGAGGGCCTGCTCCATGATCGTCAGCGGGAAGACGACGAACCCGTCGTCGAACGGGCGCTGGATGCCGTAGCCGTGCTGGAAACCGTACTCGTCGCTGGAGCCGAGCGACGCGTCGTACGACAGCCCGATGTCGCGGTGGTGCTCCCACGTCTCCGGGCGCGAGAGGTTGAGGTAGTGCTGGCGCCCGCCGAGCACCTCGTGGCCGACCGCCGCCTCGACGGCGGCCTTCTCCTCGCGGAGGCGCTCGCGGTCGGTGGGCGACTCGTAAGAGCCGTGTAACCCGAGCTCCCAGCCGCCCTCGTCCAGCCGCGAGAGGGCCTCCAGGACGTCCGGGTCGTCGAGGCTGTAGCGCCCGGCGAACAGCTGCCACCCCTCCATCGAGAGCCACTCGCGGGGCGGCCGGTCGCGGAAGAGGCGCTGCTCGCGGAGGACGTAGACCGCCGACCGGACCCCGAGGTCGTCCTCGAGGTCCATCATCGTCCCGAACTGCCAGTACGGGTTCCGCCCCGGCAGCGCGGTCGAGAGGTGGTACCGCCGCCGCGCCGGCTCCGTGAGCGCGTAGTAGAGCGACTGGTACGTCTTGTACGGCCGGTCGAGGTCGTGGGTGAGCAGCAGCGCGAAACTGTGGCCGTCCGGGACGGGCCGTTCCGCGTCGCCACCGGCGGGACCGTCGTCGCCGGCGCCGTCGCGGTCGTTCGTGGGGCTCACGCCGCGCCCACCTCCTGGACGGTGTCGAGCATGTACGCGGTCACGTCGACCTTCTCCGCGAGCATGTCGCGCCGCCGCGCCCGCCACCGGTCGCCCGCGTCCGGATCGGCGGCCAGGTCGACGGCCGTCTCGACGAACTCGTCGTCGTCGCGGACGGTGGTGACGAGGCCGTACTCGTGGAGCTCGTGGAACACGCCCATCTCGCCGTCGAAGGGGTTGAGCCGGACGGTCGGCGTGCCGAGGACTGCCGCCTCGGCCGCCGTCGTCCCGGAGTCCCCGGCGTACAGGTCAGCGTGCGCGAGGAGCTGGTGGAGGTCCTCGGGCGGCACGGGCAGCCGGCGGTCGTCGAGGTCGGCGGGGAGCGGCCCCTCGCTCGACACGTACACCGTCAGCCCCGCCCCCTCGAGGCGCTCGACGAGGTCGCGCTTTCCCTCGGGCGTGAGGCTCTCGTGGCCGGTGTCGTGGTGGGCGCCCATCGCGACGAACCGGAGGACGGCGTACGGCTCGTCGGGGTCGACGCCCGACTCGCGGAGCGACTCGGGGTCGGGGTCGAAGCGCGCCGGGTGGAGGTAGGCGAGTTCGTGGAACCCCTCGTACCGGCGCTGGTGGGCGCCCAGGTCGCGCCCGTAGCGGGACGGCGTGCAGACGACGCTCGCGAACGGGGTCGTGACCCGTTCGAGCAGCCCCGCGTTCTCGGTGTCGTGGAAGACGACGTTCGGGACGCCGAGCAGCCGCGAGACGTGCGCGGCGGCGGGGTTGAGCCTGCTCACCACCACGTCGGGGTCGAACCGGCGGGCCAGCCTGAGCAACCGCGCCTCGCGGGCGACCCACTCGCGGACCAGCCCGCCGCGACCCTCGGTCACGCCGGTCAGGGGCGTGTGTGCGACGCCGGCCGCGTCGAGCAGGTCGGTCGTCACGTCCTTCTCGCGGGAGGCGACGTGGACGTCGTGGCCCGACTCCCGCAGGCCGTCGGCGGCGTGTTTGAACAGGTGGACGTGGGCCGGGTGACTCACGTCGAACAGCACGCGCATCACTCCAGGTAGCCGAGGTCGGCGAGCCGTTGCTCCATCTCCTCACCTCCTCCCTCGCTCGCGTCGCGCTCGGCGTCAAGCGGCGGTCGGGTCGCGATACCCCGCTCCGCCGGGTCGCTGCCGGGTTCGAACACGTCGAGCACGGTCCCGTCCATGTCCGTCGGCACCGACGCGCCCATCGCGTGCAGCAGCGTCGGCGCGAGGTCGACGATGCGGGCGCGCTCGCCCAGCCCCTCGCTCCGGAAGCTCGGCCCGGAGAAGAGGAACACCCCCTCGGGCATGTTGCCGCCGCGCCAGACGCCCTCGCTCGCGTACCACGAGTCGGGGCCGATGGCGTCGCTGGTGTGGACGTTCTCGCCCTGGTCGAGGATGAGGTCCGGGGCGTTGTCGGCGTACTCCC
Protein-coding sequences here:
- a CDS encoding flippase, whose product is MSLADRLSRGLKATFGANVVNMLSNAALIIVLTRYLLTPEEFGRLNFALSVLVVVSILATLGLPKSVARYITDFTETDPGQIPHLVRRSLMYLAALTLVVSVGVVVVGRPVARMLGETALVPFLLVGGGYVAARSGTKFLGATFQGFNRVSWTAIVGVVNNASRLVFVVLFVLLGFGAVGALAGYVAGFVVAAAVGFAALYFKFYRQYEPADEVEEGLTRRMLEYAVPLTATRGANVLDKKVDTVLVGVLMNMTAVGYYTVAKQVADFVAVPAASFGFTISPAIGEQQSGDRLDRAANLYERSLEYVLLAYIPAAAGLILVAEPMIQYVFGGEYLGAVPVVQVFSGFILVNAVNKVTSDGLDYLGRARSRAIVKSATAVSNFVLNLLLIPTMGVVGAAVATVITYSVYTGMNVWVIHGELGFSVRRVGRHVGVVCLVTVGMVAVVVAMLPVVSGIPTLIGAVLAGLLVWGVLAVLGGVLDVREVADFLA
- a CDS encoding glycosyltransferase, which translates into the protein MRALQLVTNTESRFFNQQIRYLEAAGVETTTLPVPGNRHVGDGDVDGRSPLDYLRLYPTVLRHSFGDYDLIHANYGLTAPAAVAQPSLPVVVSLWGTDLMGPYGPVSAACARFADAVVVMSHEMADRLNCDSYVIPHGVDLERFAPAPADEARAELGWDPDVRHVLFPYPPERGVKDYPRAERVVEAARERLDEPVELHAVTGVPHARMPVYMNAADSLLVTSRREGSPNAVKEAMACNLPVVTTDVGDVRARLADVSPSAVETTDEDLAGALADVLAARERSNGREAAREVSVQRSNERLRAVYRTVVADGT
- a CDS encoding GNAT family N-acetyltransferase; this translates as MKLDTLSLEEWGDALPSSGFEPFHAPAALGVLDEHADGDLRLYGAFKGDRPVGLFPAVVREQSVGTAVMSPPPGFSIPHLGPLVMPASPKRRKREKVNTKFAEALVDELGVESSLTLFRTVCNTSFPDPRPYIWNDFDLETRFTYELHVGDEDPEDLLTACSKSLRREIRDARDLDVTVDVEGQEGTRAVFDRTAERYAEQDRGFSLTWPYVRDLTDAMAADDRSRTYVVRGPDGEFLTGVIALFSNDAAYYWLGGARTTHEGVSVNSLVHWTIVQDIAAGEPRESIHTYDLMGANTERLCRYKSKFGADLAPYYVVESGGAGMDVAKRAYNLVAR
- a CDS encoding polysaccharide deacetylase family protein, which codes for MSPTNDRDGAGDDGPAGGDAERPVPDGHSFALLLTHDLDRPYKTYQSLYYALTEPARRRYHLSTALPGRNPYWQFGTMMDLEDDLGVRSAVYVLREQRLFRDRPPREWLSMEGWQLFAGRYSLDDPDVLEALSRLDEGGWELGLHGSYESPTDRERLREEKAAVEAAVGHEVLGGRQHYLNLSRPETWEHHRDIGLSYDASLGSSDEYGFQHGYGIQRPFDDGFVVFPLTIMEQALPDPADDFDRAWEACEELLAEARDNGAVMTVLWHPRHFSEGDFPGHRRLYRRLIEHALDLGAWVGPPGELYEREDLHEPPASDGGSAPDPSRSDAPTSGPVESPDPDRSDGRREITNPTGAPDRSE
- a CDS encoding DUF354 domain-containing protein gives rise to the protein MRVLFDVSHPAHVHLFKHAADGLRESGHDVHVASREKDVTTDLLDAAGVAHTPLTGVTEGRGGLVREWVAREARLLRLARRFDPDVVVSRLNPAAAHVSRLLGVPNVVFHDTENAGLLERVTTPFASVVCTPSRYGRDLGAHQRRYEGFHELAYLHPARFDPDPESLRESGVDPDEPYAVLRFVAMGAHHDTGHESLTPEGKRDLVERLEGAGLTVYVSSEGPLPADLDDRRLPVPPEDLHQLLAHADLYAGDSGTTAAEAAVLGTPTVRLNPFDGEMGVFHELHEYGLVTTVRDDDEFVETAVDLAADPDAGDRWRARRRDMLAEKVDVTAYMLDTVQEVGAA